A window of Paenibacillus sp. 19GGS1-52 contains these coding sequences:
- a CDS encoding cytochrome c biogenesis protein CcdA — MSNINVGIAFAGGLASFISPCCLPLYPSYLSYITGLSVQQLKSGSNTKEVRFKTLTHTLAFLLGFSVVFYTLGFGAGLFGQFFNGQRELIRQLSAILIIAMGLFLLGIFQPQFLLRERKLNIKWKPAGYVGSFVFGIGFSAGWSPCIGSILTPIIALSASNPGTWFAMITAYSIGFSLPFLAFAFFLGGARHILKYSNLLMKLGGGLMILMGFLLFTDQMFRITVWLQGITPEWLKF, encoded by the coding sequence TTGTCTAACATTAATGTTGGAATAGCATTTGCCGGCGGGTTAGCGTCATTTATTTCTCCCTGCTGTCTGCCGCTTTATCCCTCTTATCTGTCTTATATCACCGGTCTATCTGTGCAGCAATTAAAGTCAGGCAGCAATACAAAAGAGGTCCGTTTTAAGACTCTTACACATACCTTGGCATTTTTATTGGGATTCTCCGTAGTCTTTTATACGCTCGGATTCGGGGCCGGGCTATTTGGTCAATTCTTTAATGGGCAACGTGAATTGATCCGCCAGCTTTCCGCCATCCTTATTATCGCGATGGGGCTGTTTCTGCTGGGCATATTTCAACCGCAGTTTCTGCTGCGCGAACGTAAGCTGAACATAAAATGGAAGCCTGCAGGTTACGTCGGATCATTCGTATTTGGGATTGGCTTCTCCGCTGGCTGGTCACCCTGTATTGGATCAATTTTAACTCCAATTATCGCCCTTTCAGCAAGTAACCCAGGCACATGGTTTGCAATGATTACAGCTTACAGTATCGGATTTTCACTGCCATTTTTAGCTTTTGCCTTTTTCCTTGGTGGGGCACGACATATCCTTAAATACTCCAACCTGCTGATGAAGCTCGGCGGCGGGCTTATGATATTGATGGGTTTCCTGTTATTTACGGATCAAATGTTCCGGATTACTGTCTGGCTGCAGGGCATTACTCCAGAATGGCTGAAATTCTGA
- the splB gene encoding spore photoproduct lyase, with protein sequence MSVVTPVQPTLKKPRKATGLFIPELVFFEPSALNYPKGERIMEWVKAQNIPYRMTTSHNRITNLPGETESEQYKIAKRTLVVGLRKTLTFDQSKPSADYAIPIATGCMGHCHYCYLQTTLGAKPYIRVYVNTGDVINAAKRYIEERAPEITTFEAACTSDPLGLEHITGSLEELINFMAEEPLGRLRFVTKYQHVEPLLSLQHKGHTRIRFSINADYVIRNFEPATSRFEERIEAAGKVARAGYPLGFIIAPIIWYDGWEEGYGELLAQLARTLQPEIGKGLTFELIQHRFTKTAKTLIEKRYPKSKLEMDIEKRKKKWGRWGQNKYVYPDEQQTALREYITERIFEHFPEARIDYFT encoded by the coding sequence ATGTCAGTTGTAACGCCCGTACAGCCTACCCTCAAGAAACCAAGGAAGGCAACGGGTCTCTTCATTCCCGAGCTTGTGTTCTTCGAACCGAGCGCCCTGAATTACCCTAAAGGCGAACGTATCATGGAATGGGTGAAAGCTCAGAATATTCCCTATCGAATGACAACGTCACATAACCGCATCACCAATCTGCCAGGTGAAACGGAATCAGAGCAATACAAAATTGCCAAAAGAACACTCGTTGTCGGCTTACGCAAAACGTTAACTTTTGACCAATCCAAGCCATCCGCCGATTACGCGATCCCCATTGCCACCGGTTGTATGGGTCATTGCCATTATTGCTATTTACAGACCACATTAGGCGCAAAGCCCTACATCCGTGTATATGTGAACACCGGAGACGTTATCAATGCAGCTAAGCGCTATATTGAAGAACGGGCACCGGAAATCACAACTTTTGAAGCAGCTTGTACTTCTGACCCACTCGGACTGGAGCATATCACCGGTTCACTGGAGGAGCTAATCAACTTTATGGCTGAAGAACCACTGGGTCGCCTTCGTTTTGTGACCAAATACCAGCATGTCGAGCCTCTGCTTTCTTTACAGCACAAGGGCCATACCCGAATACGCTTCAGCATTAACGCCGACTATGTTATCCGAAATTTCGAGCCTGCTACCTCTCGGTTCGAAGAACGAATTGAGGCTGCCGGGAAGGTCGCACGCGCCGGTTATCCGCTTGGCTTCATCATTGCCCCGATCATCTGGTATGACGGCTGGGAGGAAGGCTATGGAGAGCTGTTGGCTCAATTGGCACGAACTCTGCAGCCAGAGATAGGTAAAGGTCTGACTTTCGAGCTCATCCAGCATCGCTTCACCAAGACCGCCAAAACCCTGATCGAGAAGCGCTACCCCAAATCCAAGCTAGAGATGGATATTGAGAAGCGCAAAAAGAAATGGGGCCGCTGGGGGCAAAATAAATATGTATATCCAGACGAACAGCAAACCGCCCTGCGCGAGTATATTACAGAGCGGATTTTCGAGCATTTCCCGGAAGCACGAATTGATTATTTTACCTAA
- the mntR gene encoding transcriptional regulator MntR — protein MPTPSMEDYLERIYKLIDEKGYARVSDIAEGLEVHPSSVTKMIQKLDKDEYLIYEKYRGLVLTNKGKKVGKRLVDRHQLLEEFLGLIGVQPEHIYQDVEGIEHHLSWDSITRIETLVEYFRRDEARLQTLYDIHLELVSDS, from the coding sequence ATGCCAACACCCAGCATGGAGGATTATTTGGAGCGCATATACAAGCTCATAGATGAGAAGGGTTATGCGCGGGTCTCGGATATTGCCGAGGGATTGGAAGTACACCCCTCCTCTGTGACCAAGATGATCCAAAAACTGGATAAGGACGAATATCTCATCTATGAGAAATATCGTGGGCTTGTCCTGACCAATAAAGGGAAAAAAGTAGGGAAACGGCTTGTAGATCGTCATCAGCTGTTGGAGGAATTTCTGGGTCTGATCGGAGTTCAACCGGAGCATATCTATCAGGATGTGGAAGGAATTGAGCATCATTTAAGTTGGGACTCCATTACCCGTATAGAAACTCTGGTGGAGTATTTCCGCCGGGATGAAGCGCGTCTACAGACGTTATATGATATACACCTTGAGCTGGTTAGCGATTCTTAA
- a CDS encoding ABC transporter ATP-binding protein has product MESLSLDCHQHIIEIEDLSFSYGEQKVISDLNYTVKERDFLGIIGSNGAGKTTLLKMIVGLLPATSGEIKLFGHPVRKFKDWERIGYVPQKNAFNPLFPATVREVVLSGLYNNKNLIRRVTRTQQRQCLDALEVMKIQDIADKRVGQLSGGQQQRVFLARALINHPDLLILDEPTVGIDAETQAGFFELIMHMHAHHHMTFLMVSHDIDMIKNYLGHEPVQSNGKINFYSRHSHEVQDCVVDNLQHTFT; this is encoded by the coding sequence ATGGAATCGTTATCCTTGGACTGCCATCAGCATATAATCGAAATAGAGGATCTGTCCTTTTCCTATGGCGAGCAAAAGGTAATTTCAGATCTGAACTATACCGTGAAAGAACGAGATTTTCTCGGCATCATCGGTTCAAATGGTGCTGGCAAGACGACACTGTTAAAGATGATCGTTGGCTTGCTGCCAGCGACTAGCGGGGAGATCAAACTATTCGGCCATCCCGTGCGCAAATTCAAGGATTGGGAACGGATCGGTTACGTTCCACAGAAGAATGCTTTTAATCCGCTATTTCCCGCAACGGTGCGCGAAGTAGTGTTATCCGGCTTGTACAACAACAAGAATCTAATCCGCCGAGTTACGCGGACACAGCAACGCCAATGCTTGGATGCACTCGAAGTAATGAAGATACAGGATATCGCCGACAAAAGAGTAGGCCAGCTGTCCGGTGGTCAGCAGCAGCGTGTATTTCTGGCGCGCGCTCTGATTAACCATCCTGATCTGTTAATTCTGGACGAACCTACAGTGGGCATTGATGCGGAGACTCAGGCCGGATTCTTCGAGCTGATTATGCATATGCATGCTCATCATCACATGACTTTCCTGATGGTTTCACATGATATCGACATGATCAAAAATTACTTGGGTCATGAACCAGTACAAAGCAACGGCAAAATCAACTTTTACTCCCGTCACTCCCATGAGGTGCAGGATTGTGTAGTAGATAACCTGCAGCATACGTTTACTTAA
- a CDS encoding DUF1385 domain-containing protein, translating to MSQGTPSYGGQAVIEGVMFGGKHINVTAVRRKNQEITFLEVPKSDKSWVIKLRKIPLLRGIVSIIDSSAKGSKHLNYSAEAYADDEVEPEDRAKQIEKQIEKQKKKDEGWSLGMIFGVAVMGILSFLIGKIIFTLVPVFVEDFLFHNAFNNYILHNLVEGGIKLLLLLVYLWGISQTPVIKRLFQYHGAEHKVISAFEAGEELTPSKVQKYSRLHYRCGSSFMMLTIILGVIIYSVIPWDNLMERVLQRIVLIPFVIGISFEVLKGTNAVKDIPGLKYLGYPGLWLQLLTTKEPNEEQLEVSIASFNRMRELDAEIEARGYTEASVSGGILDPAKG from the coding sequence TTGTCCCAAGGAACTCCAAGTTACGGCGGCCAAGCCGTTATCGAAGGCGTTATGTTCGGCGGCAAGCACATTAACGTAACAGCCGTACGGCGGAAGAATCAGGAAATTACATTTTTGGAGGTGCCGAAAAGCGATAAGAGCTGGGTCATTAAACTGCGCAAGATTCCGCTGCTTCGCGGCATTGTCAGTATTATAGATTCCAGCGCCAAAGGCTCCAAGCACTTGAATTATTCGGCGGAGGCTTATGCCGATGATGAAGTGGAGCCAGAGGATCGAGCAAAGCAGATTGAAAAGCAGATCGAGAAGCAGAAGAAAAAAGATGAGGGCTGGAGTCTTGGAATGATTTTTGGCGTAGCTGTCATGGGAATTCTCTCTTTTCTGATCGGGAAGATCATTTTTACGCTTGTACCGGTATTCGTTGAAGATTTTTTATTCCATAATGCATTTAATAACTATATTTTGCACAACCTCGTAGAGGGCGGTATTAAACTGTTGCTGCTGTTGGTTTATTTATGGGGTATCTCCCAGACCCCTGTTATCAAGCGGTTGTTTCAGTATCATGGAGCCGAGCATAAGGTTATCAGCGCCTTTGAGGCTGGTGAAGAACTGACCCCGAGCAAGGTACAGAAGTACAGCCGCTTGCATTACCGGTGCGGGAGCAGCTTTATGATGCTGACCATTATACTGGGCGTTATTATTTACTCGGTAATTCCTTGGGATAATCTTATGGAGCGGGTATTACAACGCATTGTTCTAATTCCGTTTGTCATTGGCATATCCTTTGAGGTTCTGAAAGGAACTAATGCCGTGAAGGATATTCCGGGTCTGAAATATTTGGGCTATCCTGGATTGTGGCTGCAGTTGCTTACAACCAAAGAACCCAATGAGGAACAGTTGGAAGTATCCATCGCTTCCTTCAATCGTATGCGTGAGCTTGATGCCGAGATTGAAGCAAGAGGATATACGGAGGCAAGTGTGTCAGGCGGCATATTGGATCCTGCGAAAGGATGA
- a CDS encoding Xaa-Pro peptidase family protein, whose protein sequence is MGNKRISKLRKVLQDHGLEAMLITSGINRRYLSGFTGSSGYVLVTGDDCYLLTDFRYMTQAAEQAAGVKVVEHGPKFIDTIRELLPAGENVRIGFEQEDVTFSAYTAYAEALKEAVLIPVSKAVENLRTFKDQEELAVMGRAADLADATFSHILNVIKPGMTERDVDLEMEFYMRTHGATSSSFDTIVASGERSAMPHGVASSRVIKGNEFVTFDFGALLDGYCSDVTRTIALGSPDPKLKEIYDIVLEAQLHALAHIKPGMTGRECDALARDIIVRYGYGEYFGHSTGHGLGMEVHEWPRLSKLSDEVMEPGMVVTVEPGIYLPGIGGVRIEDDIVITENGIALLTHSSKDYLVL, encoded by the coding sequence ATGGGCAACAAGCGTATCTCCAAGCTACGTAAGGTTTTGCAGGATCATGGATTGGAAGCGATGTTAATAACCAGCGGCATTAACCGCCGCTATTTAAGTGGCTTCACCGGCTCGTCCGGTTATGTGCTGGTCACCGGTGATGACTGTTATCTGCTGACTGACTTCAGGTATATGACACAGGCTGCTGAACAAGCAGCGGGAGTGAAGGTTGTAGAGCACGGTCCGAAGTTCATCGATACCATTCGTGAACTGCTGCCTGCGGGCGAAAATGTACGGATTGGCTTTGAGCAGGAGGATGTAACTTTCAGTGCTTATACCGCTTATGCGGAAGCGTTGAAAGAGGCGGTGTTGATTCCAGTCTCCAAAGCTGTGGAGAATCTGCGCACATTCAAGGATCAAGAGGAGCTTGCCGTTATGGGGCGGGCAGCAGATCTGGCAGATGCTACCTTCAGTCATATTCTGAATGTAATCAAACCAGGGATGACCGAGCGCGATGTTGATCTGGAAATGGAATTCTACATGCGCACTCATGGTGCAACTTCTTCCTCGTTTGATACCATTGTGGCTTCTGGTGAACGTTCAGCAATGCCGCATGGCGTAGCAAGCAGCCGTGTAATTAAGGGTAATGAATTCGTAACCTTCGATTTCGGCGCATTATTGGACGGGTACTGCTCGGACGTGACCCGGACCATAGCTTTGGGATCTCCAGATCCCAAGCTGAAAGAGATCTACGATATTGTGCTGGAAGCTCAATTGCATGCACTAGCACATATCAAACCGGGTATGACGGGCCGGGAATGCGACGCCTTGGCGCGTGACATTATTGTCCGTTACGGGTACGGAGAGTATTTCGGACACAGTACGGGTCATGGCCTTGGCATGGAAGTGCATGAATGGCCGCGATTGTCCAAGCTTAGCGATGAAGTGATGGAGCCGGGTATGGTCGTGACTGTCGAACCTGGTATTTATTTGCCAGGTATTGGTGGCGTCCGCATTGAAGACGACATTGTGATCACCGAAAATGGCATTGCTCTGCTGACACACTCATCGAAAGATTACTTGGTGCTGTAA
- a CDS encoding metal ABC transporter permease — translation MEILFSDFFQRALAGGLLIGITAPLIGVFLVLRRLSMIGDTLAHVTIAGVALGFLTGFYPLGAGLIFAVAASFGIEKLRKAYKSYAELSIAIIMSGGVALASLFFTLGKGYNADVMSYLFGSIYTLDNIDLIVVGIVTITVVVVVTLFFKEFFLLSFEEDAASVSGLPVKVLNMLITVLTALVISTAIKIVGSLLVSALLTVPVAISLLLARSFKSTVVLSVIIAEIAVVGGLVVAGIWNLAPGATIVLLLIALLVLTLVGKKGLPA, via the coding sequence TTGGAAATCCTATTCAGTGATTTTTTTCAGCGGGCGCTTGCCGGCGGACTGTTGATTGGTATTACGGCGCCGCTTATAGGCGTTTTTCTCGTGCTTAGACGGCTGTCCATGATTGGGGATACGCTGGCGCATGTAACGATAGCTGGTGTTGCGCTTGGTTTTTTGACTGGCTTTTATCCGCTTGGAGCGGGGCTAATTTTTGCAGTAGCGGCATCCTTTGGGATTGAGAAGCTCCGCAAGGCTTACAAAAGCTATGCGGAGCTGTCGATCGCGATCATCATGTCAGGTGGAGTAGCGTTGGCCTCCCTCTTTTTCACCTTGGGGAAAGGATATAATGCGGACGTTATGAGCTATCTGTTCGGCAGTATCTATACACTCGACAATATCGACCTCATCGTAGTGGGTATTGTGACCATAACTGTGGTTGTAGTAGTGACGTTATTCTTTAAGGAATTTTTTCTGCTTAGCTTTGAAGAAGATGCTGCCAGTGTCAGCGGCTTGCCTGTAAAGGTGCTCAATATGCTGATTACGGTTCTGACAGCTCTGGTTATCAGCACCGCGATCAAGATAGTAGGTTCTTTGCTTGTGTCTGCCCTGCTTACCGTTCCGGTAGCCATCAGCCTTTTGCTGGCTCGCAGCTTCAAATCAACCGTAGTATTGTCTGTGATCATAGCAGAAATTGCTGTTGTAGGTGGACTTGTTGTGGCTGGAATCTGGAATCTGGCACCAGGTGCGACGATTGTCCTGCTGCTGATTGCTCTTCTGGTATTGACCTTGGTCGGCAAAAAAGGATTGCCCGCTTAA
- the efp gene encoding elongation factor P, whose product MISVNDFKTGLTVEVDGDIYTVIDFQHVKPGKGAAFVRSKLKNLRNGNTVEKTFRAGETIGRAIIENRAVQYLYASGQDHVFMDNETYDQFTLDAKQLEWELNFIRENMTVNIISYKGEILGINLPTSVELKVVETEPGIKGNTAQGATKFAKVETGLNVQVPLFINEDDVLLIDTREGKYISRA is encoded by the coding sequence GTGATTTCAGTTAACGATTTCAAAACAGGATTAACCGTTGAGGTAGACGGAGATATTTACACAGTTATCGATTTCCAGCATGTAAAACCAGGTAAAGGTGCGGCATTTGTACGCTCAAAGCTCAAAAACCTGCGCAACGGTAACACCGTAGAAAAAACCTTCCGTGCAGGCGAAACCATTGGCCGGGCAATTATTGAGAACCGTGCCGTGCAGTACCTGTATGCAAGTGGTCAAGATCATGTCTTCATGGATAACGAGACTTATGACCAATTCACACTTGATGCTAAACAGCTGGAATGGGAGCTTAACTTCATCAGAGAGAACATGACTGTTAACATCATCAGCTACAAGGGCGAGATTCTGGGCATTAACCTTCCTACCAGCGTAGAACTGAAGGTTGTGGAAACGGAGCCAGGAATCAAAGGTAATACAGCTCAAGGCGCGACTAAATTCGCCAAAGTGGAAACTGGCCTGAATGTTCAGGTTCCTCTGTTCATTAACGAAGATGATGTACTGCTTATCGACACACGTGAAGGTAAATACATCTCCCGCGCGTAG
- a CDS encoding family 10 glycosylhydrolase, whose protein sequence is MNYRKWMFGLLVILLCLPMWSSGARAATLQITIELDGETLVSDVPPYITTSNVTMVPISVISKGLSAGVDWNQSTKAVTITKGDTVLKLTSGQKFAVVNETSVALDTSVQIKQGRVMVPLRFVSEQLGLQVIWNQATKHIALYSNIEPPQVADPQTPTLPVTPTVPAPSVPSIPSVPGAKTSKAMKGAWISTVFNLDWPSVSSAGKADKQKQEFDSLLDKLKAVGFNAVFVQVRPSADSLYPSALVPWSKVLTGTQGKNPGYDPLEYMVSAAHARGLEFHAWFNPFRATTDTSAATLASLTSNHIVNAHPDWIVTTGGKKYINPGIPQARQSIIDTVMEVVNGYDIDGVHLDDYFYPSDSSFADDVAYKTYNSKAISSKENWRRDNINEFVRELGAEIHAAKPSVSYGISPFGVWRNKKSDSTGSDTTAGVSAYDNMYADVRTWIKEGWIDYVAPQIYWSLSFSAARYDKLVDWWVQEVADTNVDLYIGQAAYKVGASDQSAEWQSGQQIINQLKYNEKYDEVGGSIMFRANDIVVRNPFGLASLLTFYNKS, encoded by the coding sequence ATGAACTATCGTAAATGGATGTTTGGATTGCTGGTGATCTTGTTGTGCTTGCCCATGTGGTCTTCTGGTGCACGTGCAGCCACACTACAGATCACGATTGAACTGGATGGAGAGACACTGGTCAGTGATGTACCTCCATATATCACAACTTCCAATGTAACGATGGTGCCAATCAGTGTAATTAGTAAGGGATTGAGTGCTGGTGTAGATTGGAATCAGAGCACCAAGGCCGTTACGATCACTAAAGGGGATACCGTCCTTAAGCTGACTAGCGGCCAGAAATTTGCAGTTGTGAATGAAACATCAGTTGCCCTCGACACTTCAGTGCAAATCAAGCAAGGCAGGGTAATGGTACCCCTCCGATTTGTAAGTGAGCAGTTGGGACTGCAGGTCATATGGAATCAGGCTACCAAACATATAGCTCTGTATTCTAATATTGAGCCGCCTCAAGTAGCAGATCCGCAGACGCCTACTTTGCCAGTAACGCCAACGGTTCCGGCCCCAAGTGTGCCTTCGATACCGTCTGTGCCGGGTGCGAAGACTAGTAAAGCCATGAAGGGTGCCTGGATCTCCACAGTGTTCAATCTGGACTGGCCTTCTGTCTCTTCTGCAGGCAAAGCAGATAAGCAAAAGCAGGAGTTCGACAGCTTGCTGGACAAGCTGAAGGCAGTCGGATTTAATGCTGTCTTTGTTCAAGTAAGACCCTCTGCCGACAGCCTGTACCCATCAGCGCTGGTTCCTTGGTCGAAAGTGCTGACAGGAACTCAGGGCAAGAATCCTGGGTATGATCCGCTTGAATATATGGTAAGTGCAGCACATGCCCGGGGCCTGGAATTCCATGCCTGGTTCAACCCCTTCCGTGCCACAACAGATACCTCTGCCGCGACCTTAGCTTCGCTCACGAGCAACCATATTGTGAATGCACATCCGGATTGGATTGTAACTACAGGAGGCAAGAAATACATAAATCCAGGAATTCCACAGGCACGCCAGAGCATTATCGACACGGTTATGGAGGTCGTAAATGGCTATGATATTGATGGTGTGCATCTGGATGATTACTTCTATCCTTCAGACAGTTCCTTTGCGGATGATGTTGCCTATAAGACCTATAATTCAAAAGCCATATCCTCTAAGGAGAATTGGCGCCGTGATAATATTAATGAATTTGTTCGCGAGCTGGGCGCAGAAATTCATGCTGCCAAACCTTCCGTTTCTTATGGCATCAGTCCTTTTGGTGTATGGCGGAACAAAAAGTCAGATAGCACCGGCTCAGATACAACAGCAGGGGTATCTGCTTATGACAATATGTACGCGGATGTACGGACATGGATTAAAGAAGGCTGGATCGACTATGTCGCCCCGCAAATCTATTGGAGTCTTTCCTTTAGTGCAGCCCGCTATGACAAGCTGGTGGATTGGTGGGTCCAAGAGGTAGCGGATACTAACGTGGATCTATATATCGGCCAAGCAGCCTATAAAGTTGGGGCAAGTGATCAGAGCGCCGAATGGCAAAGCGGCCAACAGATCATCAACCAGCTGAAATACAATGAGAAATACGATGAGGTTGGCGGAAGCATTATGTTCAGAGCCAATGATATTGTGGTCCGGAATCCCTTTGGACTTGCCAGTCTGTTAACCTTTTATAATAAGTCATGA
- a CDS encoding patatin-like phospholipase family protein has protein sequence MEINAVFEGGGVKGISLAGAVEATERSGRTFKRVAGTSSGSIIASLLAAGYDGKEMSRIIRGTSFTAFLKRAPVYNTPIVGPALRVITKKGLYSGEALESWIYGILQKKGIVTFSDLPRGKLSIIASDITNGRILVLPEGLEEYGISPDHFEVAKAVRMSCSIPYFFDPVMLRLNGQAAKGKSFREQFVYLVDGGLLSNFPLWLFDEKKEGAKSPAGIPTVGYQMIGKTDPQPHKITGPFSMLQAMVETMLSAHDERYIEQEKFVRSVKISTLGIATTEFNITPAQSDALYAAGQKAGEDFFREWRPR, from the coding sequence ATGGAGATTAACGCGGTGTTTGAAGGTGGAGGTGTAAAGGGAATATCGCTCGCAGGAGCCGTAGAGGCAACGGAAAGGTCGGGCCGTACGTTTAAAAGAGTAGCAGGAACCTCTTCAGGTTCCATTATAGCCTCCTTGCTGGCCGCAGGTTACGATGGCAAGGAGATGAGCCGGATCATTCGAGGCACGTCCTTTACAGCATTTCTGAAAAGGGCACCGGTTTACAATACCCCCATTGTTGGACCTGCGCTACGAGTAATCACGAAGAAAGGGTTATATTCCGGTGAAGCACTAGAGTCCTGGATCTATGGCATTTTGCAGAAAAAAGGGATTGTGACTTTCAGCGACCTGCCCCGTGGGAAGCTATCGATTATTGCTTCGGACATTACGAACGGGCGGATTCTAGTGCTGCCGGAAGGGCTGGAGGAGTATGGGATTTCTCCCGACCATTTTGAGGTAGCAAAGGCTGTGCGCATGAGCTGCAGTATTCCCTACTTTTTCGATCCGGTCATGCTGCGGTTGAATGGGCAGGCGGCTAAGGGGAAATCCTTTAGGGAGCAATTTGTGTATCTTGTGGATGGCGGACTATTAAGTAATTTTCCTCTATGGTTGTTTGATGAGAAGAAAGAGGGAGCTAAATCTCCTGCTGGAATACCCACTGTAGGCTATCAGATGATCGGTAAGACGGACCCGCAGCCCCATAAGATTACAGGTCCATTCAGTATGCTGCAGGCCATGGTGGAGACCATGCTGTCGGCTCACGACGAACGTTACATTGAACAAGAGAAATTTGTTCGCAGCGTCAAGATTTCCACTCTGGGAATCGCTACAACCGAGTTCAATATCACACCTGCTCAAAGTGATGCGCTATATGCAGCGGGGCAGAAGGCTGGAGAGGATTTTTTCCGGGAATGGCGGCCGCGCTAA
- a CDS encoding YqhR family membrane protein, whose translation MSMSHQQKSDPTNPWIFALELGYFAGLIWGGARWLMYTLHFTKVIPGFLAEPFFKHDFLVTAAGHLLGYLFFIGFSVVMSLLYVLILRKLKGPWPGMLYGVLWWSALFLAGSQLFLMQRPFRLPWNSIISEFCLFLLWGLFIGYTAAIEYTDERKREQTTRLA comes from the coding sequence ATGAGCATGTCGCATCAACAGAAATCCGATCCTACCAACCCCTGGATATTTGCTTTGGAATTGGGTTATTTTGCAGGTCTTATATGGGGAGGAGCACGCTGGCTCATGTATACCTTACACTTTACCAAGGTCATCCCTGGTTTTTTGGCGGAGCCCTTTTTTAAGCACGATTTTTTGGTGACGGCAGCAGGACATCTGCTTGGGTATTTATTTTTTATAGGCTTCTCGGTAGTGATGTCCTTGCTTTATGTGCTTATTCTGCGAAAACTGAAGGGGCCTTGGCCTGGAATGTTATATGGGGTTCTATGGTGGTCAGCTTTATTTCTCGCAGGCTCGCAACTTTTCTTGATGCAGCGGCCATTCCGGCTGCCTTGGAACTCTATAATTAGTGAATTTTGTCTCTTTTTGCTCTGGGGGCTGTTCATTGGATACACCGCAGCCATCGAATACACTGATGAGCGAAAGCGTGAGCAAACCACAAGACTTGCCTGA